In Bradyrhizobium sp. 1(2017), one DNA window encodes the following:
- a CDS encoding S1C family serine protease, producing the protein MNRRHAIAAAVFAALLLAITSAKILHVPISYVPWAAPSARAVEQRGPLSDGEKATIEIFERVSPSVVQVAVKSDANPLMGEEGQGGDASGTGFVWDRDGHLVTNNHVVANGNEIAVRFASGEVAEVDLVGRAPNYDLAVLRIRSARQLPPPIALGSSNDLKVGQSAFAIGNPFGLDQSMTSGIISALKRRLPTHGGREIANVIQTDAAINPGNSGGPLLDSAGRLIGVTTAIISPSGSNAGIGFAVPVDVVNRIVPELIRSGRVPTPGIGIVAAGEDVATRLGVEGVIVVRTAPGSPAERAGIRGVNFSTGAVGDIITAVEGKPVRRLADLTDALEQAGAGKTVRLTVKRGSDTRDVNVGIIDIARS; encoded by the coding sequence ATGAATCGTCGCCATGCGATTGCCGCGGCGGTCTTCGCCGCCCTGCTGCTCGCCATCACCTCCGCGAAAATCCTGCATGTGCCGATCTCGTATGTCCCATGGGCGGCGCCCTCCGCACGTGCCGTCGAGCAGCGCGGGCCGCTGTCCGATGGCGAAAAGGCGACCATCGAAATCTTCGAGCGCGTATCGCCTTCGGTCGTCCAGGTTGCCGTCAAGTCGGATGCCAATCCTCTCATGGGCGAGGAAGGCCAGGGCGGCGACGCTTCCGGCACGGGCTTCGTCTGGGATCGCGACGGGCACCTGGTGACGAACAATCATGTCGTTGCCAATGGCAACGAGATCGCCGTGCGCTTCGCGTCGGGAGAGGTGGCCGAGGTCGATCTCGTCGGCCGGGCCCCGAATTACGATCTCGCGGTGCTGCGGATCCGCAGCGCGCGCCAGCTTCCGCCGCCGATCGCGCTCGGCAGCTCGAACGACCTGAAGGTCGGGCAATCCGCTTTCGCGATCGGCAATCCTTTCGGGCTGGATCAATCCATGACCAGCGGCATCATCAGCGCGCTCAAGCGCAGGCTGCCGACCCATGGCGGCCGGGAGATCGCCAACGTCATCCAGACCGATGCCGCGATCAACCCGGGCAATTCGGGCGGACCGTTGCTGGATTCGGCCGGCCGCCTGATCGGCGTCACCACGGCGATCATCTCGCCGTCCGGTTCGAATGCCGGCATAGGCTTTGCGGTGCCGGTCGATGTCGTGAACCGGATTGTCCCCGAACTCATCCGCAGCGGCCGCGTGCCGACGCCAGGCATCGGCATCGTGGCTGCCGGCGAGGATGTCGCGACCCGGCTTGGCGTCGAAGGGGTGATCGTGGTGCGGACCGCGCCCGGCAGTCCGGCCGAGCGGGCAGGGATTCGCGGTGTCAATTTTTCAACCGGAGCGGTCGGAGACATCATCACCGCCGTCGAAGGCAAGCCGGTGCGGCGCCTCGCCGATCTGACCGATGCGCTTGAGCAGGCCGGGGCCGGGAAGACCGTCCGCCTCACCGTCAAGCGGGGTTCGGACACCCGCGACGTGAATGTAGGCATCATCGACATCGCGCGTTCCTGA
- a CDS encoding TPM domain-containing protein: MSIRRIGRHLLQHHWRAKQIFPQAVLDRIEQAIKRGEVTHSGQVRFVVEGALDGGPLFRNQPARERALDVFSHLRIWDTAHNNGVLIYLLLADRDVEIVADRGIHTQVGAQGWENICRAMEAEFGSGQFERGVIAGIEAVSRELARHFPSDGPHSNELPDAPVVM; this comes from the coding sequence ATGAGCATCAGGCGTATCGGCAGGCATCTGCTCCAGCATCATTGGCGGGCGAAGCAGATTTTCCCGCAAGCCGTGCTCGATCGCATCGAGCAGGCGATCAAGCGGGGCGAAGTCACTCATTCCGGCCAGGTCCGCTTCGTGGTCGAAGGCGCGCTCGATGGCGGGCCGCTGTTCCGCAACCAGCCGGCGCGCGAGCGCGCGCTCGACGTGTTCTCGCATCTGCGCATCTGGGACACCGCGCATAACAACGGTGTGCTGATCTATCTGCTGCTCGCCGACCGCGACGTCGAGATCGTGGCCGACCGCGGCATTCATACGCAAGTCGGTGCGCAGGGATGGGAGAACATCTGCCGCGCCATGGAGGCCGAGTTCGGGTCAGGCCAGTTCGAACGCGGCGTGATCGCCGGCATCGAAGCGGTGTCGCGCGAGCTGGCGCGGCATTTCCCATCCGACGGCCCGCATTCGAACGAGCTGCCGGATGCGCCCGTGGTGATGTGA
- a CDS encoding acyl-CoA dehydrogenase family protein — protein sequence MDLNLSDEQRLLRESAERFVAESYDAAHRRKMANDPLGFSPAVWKQFAELGWLALPLPEEFGGLGGGAVDVGILMEAFGRGLVSEPYVATVVLGAALIARCGTTEQKQASLPKVADGSLKLAFAHSERAARFDLAKVATSANKTAQGWRLSGTKIAVLDGHAADEIIVSALMHDHHGPSGRIGLFVVPATAPGLAISDYVRLGGGRACNIELSDVHLPEDALLGDGSNALPAIEWAADHAMAALGAEAVGIMQTLLDTTLEYTKIRKQFGRPLSANQVIRHRLADMAMQVDESRSMALRAALKADSPPVERARAASGAKAKIGKCARFVGEQSIQLHGGMGVTEELEVGAYFKRLVAFDTLFGGSAHHYGRHAELGRPTVPA from the coding sequence ATGGACCTCAATCTCAGCGACGAGCAACGGCTGCTGCGCGAGAGCGCGGAACGCTTCGTGGCCGAAAGCTACGATGCCGCTCACCGGCGCAAGATGGCGAACGATCCTCTGGGCTTCAGCCCTGCGGTCTGGAAGCAGTTCGCCGAGCTCGGCTGGCTGGCGCTGCCGCTTCCCGAGGAGTTCGGCGGGCTGGGCGGCGGCGCGGTCGATGTCGGTATCCTGATGGAAGCCTTCGGCCGCGGGCTGGTGTCGGAGCCCTATGTCGCGACCGTGGTGCTGGGCGCCGCGCTGATCGCCAGATGCGGCACCACGGAGCAGAAGCAGGCGAGCCTGCCCAAGGTCGCGGACGGATCGCTGAAGCTTGCCTTCGCGCATTCCGAGCGCGCGGCGCGATTCGATCTCGCCAAGGTCGCAACCAGTGCCAACAAGACGGCGCAAGGCTGGCGCCTTTCCGGCACCAAGATCGCCGTGCTCGACGGGCATGCCGCGGACGAGATCATCGTCTCCGCGCTCATGCATGACCATCACGGCCCTTCGGGGCGGATCGGCCTGTTCGTGGTGCCGGCCACAGCGCCGGGCCTTGCCATCTCCGACTACGTGCGCCTGGGCGGCGGGCGCGCCTGCAACATCGAGCTGTCCGACGTGCATCTGCCCGAAGACGCCCTGCTCGGCGACGGCAGCAACGCACTGCCCGCGATCGAATGGGCCGCCGACCACGCCATGGCCGCGCTTGGCGCGGAGGCCGTCGGCATCATGCAGACACTGCTCGATACCACGCTGGAGTACACCAAGATCCGCAAGCAGTTCGGCCGGCCGCTCTCCGCCAACCAGGTGATCCGCCACCGCCTCGCCGACATGGCGATGCAGGTTGACGAGTCCCGTTCGATGGCGCTGCGCGCAGCACTGAAAGCCGACAGCCCGCCGGTCGAGCGCGCGCGGGCCGCGTCGGGGGCGAAGGCGAAGATCGGCAAATGCGCGCGCTTCGTCGGCGAGCAGTCGATCCAGCTTCATGGTGGCATGGGCGTCACCGAAGAGCTCGAGGTCGGCGCTTATTTCAAGCGGCTGGTTGCCTTCGACACGCTGTTCGGCGGCAGCGCGCATCATTATGGCCGCCATGCCGAGCTTGGCCGCCCCACCGTGCCGGCCTGA
- a CDS encoding acyl-CoA dehydrogenase family protein has product MDLSFNAEERAFQDEVRGFIAKNLTEEMKRATALTPSVFSDPDIGMAWQRALHSRGWGAPGWPVEHGGPDWTPAQRWIFETESARAGVPNVNVMGVKMVGPVIIGFGSPEQKNFYLPRILSGEDYWCQGYSEPGSGSDLSSLKTRAVRDGDGYIINGTKIWTTHAHHANRMFALVRTSDGPRQQDGISFILIDMTTPGITTRPILTIGGDHEVNQVFFDDVRVPVANRVGEEGKGWTYGKYLLEFERGSGIASAKLREGLKAIADLAESDLTGRAIDSPDIATRISEVEVDIDALEMTELRVLSALQTGQNPGAVSSILKLRNSEIRQAVTRLGADVIGHDALAVEPMRPLYKLNHEPATPEEMLTVMPEYLNGRAYTIFGGTSEIQRDIIAKMMLGI; this is encoded by the coding sequence ATGGACCTGTCATTCAATGCCGAGGAGCGAGCCTTTCAGGATGAGGTACGCGGCTTCATTGCGAAGAACCTGACCGAAGAGATGAAGCGCGCGACCGCGCTGACGCCGTCCGTGTTCTCCGATCCTGACATCGGCATGGCCTGGCAGCGCGCGCTGCACAGCCGCGGCTGGGGCGCGCCGGGCTGGCCGGTCGAGCATGGCGGCCCTGACTGGACACCGGCGCAGCGCTGGATTTTCGAGACCGAAAGCGCGCGGGCCGGCGTGCCCAATGTCAACGTGATGGGCGTGAAGATGGTCGGGCCTGTCATCATCGGCTTCGGCTCGCCGGAGCAGAAGAACTTCTACCTGCCGCGGATCCTCTCCGGCGAGGATTACTGGTGCCAGGGCTATTCCGAGCCGGGCTCAGGCTCCGATCTGTCGTCTCTGAAGACGCGCGCGGTGCGCGACGGCGACGGCTACATCATCAACGGCACCAAGATCTGGACCACGCACGCGCACCACGCCAACCGCATGTTCGCGCTGGTGCGCACCAGCGACGGGCCGCGGCAGCAGGACGGCATCAGCTTCATCCTGATCGACATGACGACGCCGGGCATCACCACGCGTCCGATTCTCACCATCGGCGGCGACCATGAGGTCAACCAGGTGTTCTTCGACGACGTTCGCGTCCCCGTCGCCAACCGTGTCGGCGAGGAAGGCAAGGGCTGGACCTACGGCAAATATCTGCTCGAGTTCGAGCGCGGCTCGGGCATCGCCTCGGCCAAGCTGCGCGAGGGACTGAAGGCGATCGCGGATCTCGCCGAGTCCGACCTCACGGGCCGCGCGATCGACAGCCCCGATATCGCAACGCGCATCTCGGAGGTCGAGGTCGACATCGATGCGCTGGAGATGACCGAGCTGCGCGTGCTCTCGGCACTGCAGACGGGACAAAATCCCGGCGCGGTATCGTCGATCCTGAAGCTGCGCAACAGCGAAATCCGCCAGGCGGTGACGCGGCTAGGCGCCGACGTGATCGGCCATGACGCCCTCGCCGTCGAGCCGATGCGGCCGCTCTACAAGCTCAACCACGAGCCGGCGACGCCCGAGGAGATGCTGACGGTGATGCCGGAATATCTCAACGGCCGCGCCTACACGATCTTCGGCGGCACCTCTGAGATCCAGCGCGACATCATTGCGAAGATGATGCTGGGGATTTGA
- a CDS encoding xanthine dehydrogenase family protein molybdopterin-binding subunit yields MNILPGNLRFGAGQPVKRLEDQRLLTGKGQFIDDKPEEGALWLHVLRSPHAHAKIVSVETSAAAAMPGVAAIYTGADLVKDDIGTIPTLSIFKRPDGKPMTVPPRRLLAHEIVRYAGEAVAAVVASSRAEAQSAAEAIVVEYDVQPAVVDPVEAVKPGAPVVWPEAPDNIVGAMAYGDAAKVDEAFARAAHTVELDIVSQRLVPSAMEPRSTIAEIDKTGRLLLHVQSQTPASTRDVLAEAVLKRPKDSVRVLVGDIGGGFGQKTNLYPEDGIVAYAATKLNKKIRWRGDRTDEFVGGTHGRDLTSTASFALDEKGKVLAYRVKSIGCTGAYSSGAANIIPLVLGPFVQTGVYDLPLVHFEVQSVMTHTAPVGAYRGAGRPEAVFIVERLFDAAARKIGVDPRAIRKANYIKPAQLPYTNAAGQVYDSGAFAHMLDRAVKLADWDGFAARKKAAKKKGLLYGRGLTSYIEWTGGRAHTEKVSLHATSQGRVVLHSGTMAMGQGLQTTYTQMISDTLGIPMEKIDVIQGDTDLAMGFGSVGSRSLFVGGTAVAVSSNDLIQKAREKAANVLETSVEDIEYQGGMLTVVGTDRRISLFDLAEKENGAKLSVDSEGEVDGPSWPNGTHICEIEIDPETGVSRVVRYTTVDDVGVAVNPMLVTGQIHGGVAQGIGQALYEGVSYDADGQLLTASYQDYCIPRADDVPPIVVTLDDSAPCRTNPLGAKGCGESGAIGGPPCVTNGVMDALAELGVTQLNTPLTPQKIWQAIRDAKVG; encoded by the coding sequence ATGAACATTCTTCCCGGCAATTTGCGTTTCGGAGCGGGGCAGCCCGTCAAGCGTTTGGAAGACCAGAGGCTGCTCACCGGGAAGGGACAGTTCATCGACGACAAGCCGGAGGAGGGCGCGCTGTGGTTGCACGTGCTTCGCTCGCCGCACGCCCACGCGAAGATCGTCTCGGTCGAGACCAGTGCTGCGGCCGCAATGCCCGGCGTCGCCGCAATCTACACCGGCGCCGACCTCGTCAAGGACGACATCGGCACCATTCCGACGCTGAGCATCTTCAAGCGCCCCGACGGCAAGCCGATGACGGTGCCGCCGCGCCGGCTGCTGGCCCATGAAATCGTGCGCTATGCCGGCGAGGCCGTGGCCGCCGTGGTGGCGTCGTCGCGTGCCGAGGCACAGAGCGCGGCCGAAGCGATCGTGGTCGAATATGACGTGCAGCCCGCCGTGGTCGATCCCGTCGAGGCGGTGAAGCCCGGCGCGCCCGTGGTGTGGCCGGAGGCGCCGGACAACATCGTCGGCGCCATGGCTTACGGCGATGCCGCCAAGGTGGACGAGGCGTTTGCCAGGGCGGCGCACACCGTCGAGCTCGACATCGTCAGCCAGCGCCTGGTGCCCTCGGCGATGGAGCCGCGCTCGACCATTGCCGAGATCGACAAGACCGGCCGTCTTCTCCTGCACGTGCAGTCGCAGACGCCAGCCTCGACCCGCGACGTGCTGGCAGAAGCCGTGCTGAAGCGTCCGAAGGACAGCGTGCGCGTGCTGGTCGGCGACATCGGCGGCGGCTTTGGCCAGAAGACCAACCTCTATCCGGAAGATGGCATCGTCGCCTACGCGGCAACCAAGCTGAACAAGAAGATCCGCTGGCGCGGCGACCGCACCGACGAGTTCGTCGGCGGCACCCACGGCCGCGATCTCACCTCGACGGCGTCCTTCGCACTGGATGAAAAGGGCAAGGTGCTGGCCTATCGCGTCAAGTCGATCGGCTGCACCGGCGCCTATTCCTCGGGCGCGGCGAACATCATTCCGCTGGTGCTCGGGCCGTTCGTGCAGACCGGCGTCTACGATTTGCCGCTGGTGCATTTCGAGGTCCAGTCGGTGATGACGCACACCGCGCCGGTCGGTGCCTATCGCGGCGCCGGCCGCCCCGAGGCGGTGTTCATCGTCGAGCGCCTGTTCGACGCTGCTGCGCGAAAAATCGGCGTGGATCCGCGCGCGATCCGCAAAGCCAACTACATCAAGCCGGCGCAGCTGCCCTACACCAATGCGGCGGGCCAGGTCTACGATTCCGGCGCCTTCGCGCATATGCTCGACCGGGCCGTGAAGCTTGCGGACTGGGACGGCTTTGCCGCGCGCAAGAAGGCGGCCAAGAAGAAGGGCCTGCTCTACGGCCGCGGGCTCACCTCCTATATCGAATGGACCGGCGGCCGCGCCCACACCGAGAAGGTCAGCCTGCATGCGACCTCTCAAGGCCGCGTCGTCCTGCATTCCGGCACCATGGCGATGGGGCAGGGCCTGCAGACCACCTACACCCAGATGATCTCCGACACGCTCGGCATCCCCATGGAAAAGATCGATGTCATCCAGGGCGACACCGATCTTGCGATGGGTTTTGGCAGCGTCGGCTCGCGTTCGCTGTTCGTCGGCGGCACGGCCGTTGCGGTCTCCTCCAACGATCTGATCCAGAAGGCGCGCGAGAAGGCGGCGAACGTGCTGGAGACCTCCGTCGAGGACATCGAATATCAGGGCGGCATGCTCACCGTGGTCGGCACCGATCGCCGCATCAGCCTGTTCGATCTTGCCGAGAAGGAGAACGGCGCCAAGCTCAGCGTGGATTCCGAGGGCGAGGTCGATGGTCCGAGCTGGCCGAACGGCACGCATATCTGCGAAATCGAGATCGACCCCGAGACCGGCGTCTCCCGCGTGGTGCGCTACACCACGGTCGACGACGTCGGTGTCGCCGTCAACCCGATGCTGGTGACGGGGCAGATCCATGGCGGCGTCGCGCAGGGCATCGGCCAGGCGCTTTATGAGGGCGTGTCCTACGACGCCGACGGTCAACTGCTCACCGCGAGCTACCAGGATTACTGCATCCCGCGCGCCGACGACGTGCCGCCGATCGTGGTGACGCTGGACGATTCCGCGCCCTGCCGCACCAATCCGCTCGGCGCCAAGGGCTGCGGCGAATCCGGCGCCATCGGCGGCCCGCCTTGCGTCACCAACGGCGTGATGGACGCGCTCGCCGAACTTGGCGTCACCCAGCTGAACACGCCGCTGACGCCGCAGAAGATCTGGCAGGCGATCCGGGACGCGAAGGTGGGTTAG
- a CDS encoding CaiB/BaiF CoA transferase family protein → MEKGIFSGLKVLDCASFIAAPAAATVLSDFGADVIKIEPPGAGDPYRNLPNLPGYPSGEHNFAWLLEARNKKSIALDLSRPEAQAVLYKLVAEADVFITNMPPPVRAKLGITYDHLAHLNDRLIYASFTGYGEKGEEANKPGFDSNAYWARSGLMDLVRADTDTTPARSVAGMGDHPCAMAFYGAIVTALYQREKTGKGSHVASNLMANGVWAASVLAQAKLCGAKFGERRPRERALNAVANHYQCKDGRWLILSLLNEEKQFPTLAKCLGREDLINDPRFATKPDRHARSVELIKILDETFATRDLAEWRKILDGNGLVFGVVGILDDIPNDKQMLDNEVLVPFENDTMLTISSPIWIDGAKKVQPRKPPAVGEHSDEILRGAGYDEAAIKQLRSKGAVG, encoded by the coding sequence ATGGAAAAAGGCATCTTTTCAGGCCTGAAGGTTCTGGACTGCGCGAGCTTCATCGCAGCGCCCGCGGCCGCGACCGTGCTGTCGGATTTCGGTGCCGACGTCATCAAGATCGAGCCACCCGGCGCAGGCGATCCCTATCGCAATCTGCCGAACCTGCCGGGCTATCCCTCAGGCGAGCACAATTTCGCCTGGCTGCTGGAGGCCCGCAACAAGAAGAGCATCGCGCTCGACCTGTCCAGGCCGGAGGCGCAGGCCGTGCTCTACAAACTGGTGGCGGAGGCCGACGTCTTCATCACCAACATGCCGCCGCCGGTGCGCGCCAAGCTCGGCATCACCTATGACCACCTCGCCCATCTCAACGATCGGCTGATCTACGCCTCCTTCACCGGCTATGGCGAGAAGGGCGAGGAAGCCAACAAGCCCGGCTTCGACAGCAATGCCTATTGGGCGCGTTCCGGCCTGATGGACCTCGTGCGCGCCGACACCGACACCACGCCGGCCCGCTCCGTCGCCGGCATGGGCGACCATCCCTGCGCCATGGCGTTCTACGGCGCCATCGTCACCGCGCTCTATCAGCGCGAGAAGACCGGCAAGGGCTCCCATGTCGCCTCCAACCTGATGGCCAACGGCGTGTGGGCTGCGAGCGTGCTGGCGCAGGCCAAGCTCTGCGGCGCCAAGTTCGGCGAGCGCCGGCCGCGCGAGCGCGCGCTCAACGCGGTCGCCAACCACTACCAGTGCAAGGACGGCCGCTGGCTGATCCTGTCGCTGCTGAACGAGGAGAAGCAGTTTCCGACGCTGGCCAAGTGCCTGGGCCGCGAAGACCTCATCAACGATCCGCGCTTTGCCACCAAGCCCGACCGTCACGCCCGCTCGGTCGAGCTGATCAAGATCCTGGACGAGACGTTCGCAACCAGGGATCTCGCCGAATGGCGCAAGATCCTCGACGGCAACGGCCTCGTGTTCGGCGTCGTCGGCATTCTCGACGACATCCCCAACGACAAGCAGATGCTCGACAACGAGGTGCTGGTGCCGTTCGAGAACGACACCATGCTGACCATCAGCAGCCCGATCTGGATCGACGGCGCCAAGAAGGTCCAGCCCCGCAAGCCACCCGCGGTGGGTGAGCACAGTGACGAGATTTTGCGCGGCGCCGGATACGACGAGGCGGCGATCAAGCAGCTGCGGTCGAAGGGGGCTGTGGGCTGA
- a CDS encoding LemA family protein encodes MRKILTVLAALASLSLTNCGYNAIQSEDEQIKSNWSEVVNQYQRRADLVPNLVNSVKGFAQQEKDVLLGVTNARAKVGSIQATPEVLNDPAAFQKFQAAQGELSSALSRLLVVTENYPQLKSDALFKDLMSQLEGTENRITVARNRYIKAVQDYNVTIRSFPSNLTAMMFGYKEKPNFSVENEKEISTAPKVDFNPAPAPSK; translated from the coding sequence ATGCGCAAGATCCTGACCGTGCTGGCCGCCCTGGCCTCGCTGAGCCTGACCAATTGCGGCTACAACGCCATCCAGAGCGAGGACGAGCAGATCAAGAGCAACTGGTCCGAGGTCGTGAACCAGTATCAGCGCCGCGCCGATCTCGTGCCCAACCTCGTCAACTCGGTGAAGGGCTTTGCGCAGCAGGAAAAGGACGTCCTGCTCGGCGTCACCAACGCGCGAGCCAAGGTCGGCAGCATCCAGGCGACACCCGAGGTGCTGAACGATCCTGCCGCGTTCCAGAAGTTCCAGGCCGCTCAGGGCGAGCTCTCCAGCGCGTTGTCGCGCCTGCTGGTCGTCACCGAGAACTATCCGCAGCTCAAATCGGACGCGCTGTTCAAGGATCTGATGTCGCAGCTCGAAGGTACCGAGAACCGCATCACGGTGGCGCGCAACCGCTACATCAAGGCGGTGCAGGACTACAACGTCACCATCCGCTCCTTCCCGAGCAATCTCACCGCGATGATGTTCGGCTACAAGGAGAAGCCGAACTTCTCGGTCGAGAACGAGAAGGAGATCTCGACCGCGCCGAAGGTGGACTTCAACCCGGCGCCCGCGCCGTCGAAGTAA
- a CDS encoding enoyl-CoA hydratase produces the protein MSPFETILVERPDPAIVRVVMNRPEARNAQNLQMTYDLNAAFDAAVQDDTVKVIILAGNGPHFSSGHDLRPGGKNAAGTDFPPIGNWGGFAEPNAHGRFAREQEIYLQITRRWRNLAKPTIAEVHGKCIAGGLMLAWACDLIVASDDAQFCDPVVTMGVCGVEWFVHPWELGPRKAKEFLFTADSWSAQEAHQLGMVNQIVPRAELSSRVLELARRIAAKPAFALKLTKEAVNRSVDVMGQPAAIDQAFALHQLCHAHNLQEFGMIVDPSGLHPSVRKPPAAAE, from the coding sequence ATGAGCCCGTTCGAGACCATCCTCGTGGAACGGCCGGACCCGGCCATCGTCCGGGTCGTGATGAACCGGCCCGAGGCGCGCAACGCACAGAACCTGCAAATGACCTACGATCTCAACGCCGCTTTCGATGCAGCGGTGCAGGACGATACGGTCAAGGTCATCATCCTCGCCGGCAACGGTCCGCACTTTTCGTCCGGGCACGACCTGCGTCCCGGGGGCAAGAACGCCGCAGGCACGGATTTCCCGCCGATCGGAAATTGGGGTGGCTTTGCCGAGCCCAATGCCCATGGCCGCTTTGCGCGCGAGCAGGAAATATATCTCCAGATCACGCGGCGCTGGCGCAACCTCGCCAAGCCCACGATTGCCGAGGTGCACGGCAAGTGCATCGCGGGCGGGCTGATGCTGGCCTGGGCCTGCGACCTCATCGTCGCCAGCGATGATGCGCAGTTCTGCGACCCCGTGGTGACGATGGGCGTCTGCGGCGTCGAATGGTTCGTCCATCCCTGGGAGCTCGGCCCGCGCAAGGCCAAGGAGTTCCTGTTCACCGCCGACAGCTGGAGCGCACAGGAGGCGCACCAGCTCGGCATGGTCAACCAAATCGTGCCGCGGGCGGAGCTGTCGTCGCGCGTGCTGGAGCTGGCACGCCGGATCGCGGCAAAACCGGCCTTCGCGCTGAAGCTGACCAAGGAGGCCGTCAACCGCTCGGTCGACGTCATGGGCCAGCCCGCCGCGATCGACCAGGCCTTCGCGCTGCATCAGCTCTGCCACGCGCATAATCTCCAGGAGTTCGGCATGATCGTCGATCCCTCGGGCCTGCATCCCTCCGTGCGCAAGCCGCCGGCGGCCGCGGAGTAG
- a CDS encoding TPM domain-containing protein: MTARVWRALVAVALLFAFALPASADVAVPQLTGRVVDQTGTLSSAEVAALSQKLRDFENRKGSQIAVLIVPTTQPETIEQFSIRVAEAWKIGRKKVDDGAILVVAKNDRHLRIEVGYGLEGALTDVTSRRIIDEIITPKFRTGDFSGGISDGVDRMIRVIDGEPLPVPSPTVSFGSLDDLAPLFIVTLFVSIGVGGFFRAILGRLLGSVATGGIIAALSWLILGSFALAMVLGVIGFIIGFIADLFSAMGPSTGSSRGGSWSSGSSGGGWSSGSSSDSGSFSGGGGSFGGGGASGSW; encoded by the coding sequence ATGACAGCGAGGGTGTGGCGCGCGCTGGTCGCCGTCGCACTTCTCTTCGCCTTCGCGCTTCCCGCCTCGGCCGACGTCGCGGTCCCCCAACTCACCGGCCGCGTGGTCGATCAGACCGGCACGCTGTCGAGCGCCGAGGTCGCCGCATTGTCGCAAAAGCTGCGCGACTTCGAGAACCGCAAGGGTAGCCAGATCGCCGTCCTGATCGTGCCGACGACACAGCCGGAAACGATCGAGCAGTTCTCGATCCGCGTCGCGGAGGCCTGGAAGATCGGGCGCAAGAAGGTCGATGACGGCGCGATCCTCGTCGTCGCCAAGAACGACCGGCACTTGCGCATCGAGGTCGGCTACGGGCTCGAAGGCGCGCTCACCGACGTCACCTCCCGGCGAATCATCGACGAGATCATCACGCCGAAATTCCGGACCGGCGATTTCAGCGGCGGCATCTCCGACGGTGTCGATCGCATGATCCGCGTGATCGACGGCGAGCCGCTGCCGGTTCCGTCACCCACCGTCAGCTTTGGAAGCCTGGACGATCTCGCTCCGCTCTTCATCGTCACACTGTTCGTATCGATCGGGGTCGGCGGGTTCTTCCGGGCCATCCTGGGCCGGCTGCTTGGGTCGGTGGCGACGGGTGGCATCATCGCCGCGCTGAGCTGGCTCATTCTCGGCTCTTTCGCGCTCGCCATGGTGCTCGGCGTCATCGGCTTCATCATCGGTTTCATCGCCGATCTGTTTTCGGCGATGGGACCGAGCACGGGGTCGTCGCGCGGCGGCTCGTGGTCGAGCGGCTCCTCGGGAGGCGGCTGGAGCAGCGGCTCATCGAGCGACAGCGGCAGCTTCAGCGGCGGCGGAGGCAGTTTCGGCGGCGGCGGCGCCTCGGGGAGCTGGTAG
- a CDS encoding glutathione S-transferase family protein, whose product MPSYRLHYFPESGNSYKLALMLTLCGETFEPVWTDFGGGVTRTTEWRKAVNEMGEIPVLEIDGVKMTQTAPLLLKLAEQHGRFGAETEEEKFELLRWLFWDNHKLTGYMATYRFMRAFTQNNDPQVMKHFRRRLEDFLGILDGHLQHNAFAIGAKPTVADISMMAYLHYPSDEHGFDFAASHPAIHAWLGRMAALPGWKPAYELLPGQRMTNYAK is encoded by the coding sequence ATGCCCAGCTACCGCCTGCACTACTTCCCGGAATCCGGCAACAGCTACAAGCTGGCGCTGATGCTCACGCTTTGCGGCGAGACGTTCGAGCCGGTCTGGACCGATTTCGGCGGCGGGGTCACGCGCACGACGGAGTGGCGCAAGGCGGTCAACGAGATGGGCGAGATTCCCGTGCTCGAAATCGACGGCGTGAAGATGACGCAGACCGCGCCACTCCTGCTCAAGCTTGCCGAGCAGCACGGCCGCTTCGGCGCTGAGACGGAGGAAGAGAAGTTCGAGCTGCTGCGCTGGCTGTTCTGGGACAACCACAAGCTCACCGGCTACATGGCAACCTATCGCTTCATGCGAGCCTTCACGCAAAACAACGATCCGCAGGTGATGAAGCATTTCCGCCGGCGACTCGAGGATTTCCTCGGTATCCTCGACGGCCATCTCCAGCACAATGCCTTCGCGATCGGTGCGAAGCCGACGGTCGCCGACATCTCGATGATGGCCTATCTGCACTATCCAAGTGACGAGCACGGCTTCGATTTCGCTGCGAGCCATCCGGCGATCCACGCCTGGCTCGGCCGCATGGCCGCACTGCCCGGCTGGAAGCCGGCCTATGAGCTGCTGCCGGGCCAGCGGATGACGAATTACGCGAAGTGA